In Rhodopirellula islandica, the following proteins share a genomic window:
- a CDS encoding HAD family hydrolase → MNSSNDRDASLTNFLFSSEPLLPNPVAVPPELAPLTQPKLIDLGEIQVILLDVYGTLVISGSGDVGTADDAKHDAANRWIRDAATEAGVQDLTGIPTSDQLRNQIVATNEAARSEANPKPEVDILEIWRRVLQANGREDLATNPKILAAWICGVEGRSNPVWPMPGAHDALMAMQAKGRRLGIVSNAQFYTPLIVQNLIAKRSQDTKRGESSDSVERTIAGDLSSVFDLNACHFSYRYRAAKPGPLLFERAISQLRGTGILPEQVLYIGNDMLNDVWAAKQFGLQTALFAGDGRSLRLRTEDARCEKCLPDMVLTHWDQIVECL, encoded by the coding sequence GTGAACTCATCCAACGACCGCGACGCTTCCCTGACAAATTTCCTTTTTTCTTCCGAGCCACTTCTGCCGAATCCGGTTGCCGTGCCCCCGGAACTCGCCCCGCTGACTCAGCCCAAGTTGATTGACCTCGGTGAGATCCAGGTCATCTTGCTGGACGTCTACGGAACACTGGTCATCAGCGGCAGCGGCGACGTCGGAACCGCTGACGATGCGAAACACGACGCCGCCAACCGCTGGATTCGTGACGCCGCCACGGAAGCCGGTGTCCAGGATCTGACCGGCATTCCAACGTCCGACCAACTGCGAAACCAAATCGTGGCCACGAACGAGGCCGCTCGCTCGGAAGCGAACCCCAAGCCAGAAGTCGACATCCTGGAGATCTGGCGGCGGGTGCTGCAGGCCAACGGACGCGAGGATTTGGCAACGAATCCAAAAATTTTGGCGGCCTGGATTTGTGGCGTCGAAGGCCGCTCCAATCCGGTTTGGCCGATGCCGGGGGCTCACGACGCATTGATGGCGATGCAAGCCAAAGGCCGCCGTTTAGGAATCGTCAGCAACGCTCAGTTTTACACTCCGTTGATCGTTCAAAATTTGATTGCCAAGCGTTCCCAGGACACGAAACGAGGCGAGTCAAGCGATTCGGTTGAAAGAACGATTGCGGGAGATCTGTCATCCGTGTTCGATCTCAACGCGTGCCATTTTTCCTATCGCTATCGAGCCGCCAAACCGGGGCCCTTGCTGTTTGAGCGTGCAATCTCGCAGCTCCGTGGCACTGGGATTCTGCCGGAACAGGTTCTCTACATCGGCAACGACATGCTCAACGATGTCTGGGCGGCGAAGCAGTTCGGACTGCAGACAGCACTGTTCGCGGGGGACGGTCGCAGCTTGCGATTGCGGACCGAGGATGCTCGCTGCGAGAAATGTTTGCCTGACATGGTGCTGACACACTGGGATCAGATAGTAGAGTGTTTGTGA
- a CDS encoding ATP-dependent helicase, whose product MDAITKDLTVAQAEAVQHIDGPLLIIAGPGSGKTRVVTHRIAHMLQSGIRPWQIAALTFTNKAADEMRSRVDLLAPNQPVWMGTFHRFCAQQLRRYAPMVGLAENYSIYDSSDSKSAMKRAIAAAGVSTSHTSPEQITSAISNAKNRLITPEIMAQQTGRAGDTVAAKVYPVYQQQLLTANAVDFDDLLFHFARLLRENPEVRSNLDEKLKYIMVDEYQDTNLAQYAIVRALSVDHPNLAVTGDPDQSVYGWRGADLNNILDFEKDYPSVKTVRLEQNYRSTPEILRVADQLIRHNRRRKQKKLFTDNPTGEAVTLRQYESGYKEADGIADEIDNQMIAGNAEPRDFAIMCRMNALTRSIEHALRNRGIPYQIVNGLEFYQRKEIKDLLAYLHLINNPRHDVALHRVINTPTRGIGAKTLERIQRFADDHRIPMLEATRRVDEIDSLSKRAKTLVTSFVRLYDRLAVKATATLEDMLRFLIEEIKFVAYLERTTPEQQDNNPIANVDEFISAAVEFDQMHPEDGSLEAFLEQVALVSDTDAFEDSNNRVTLMTMHAAKGLEFPRVFIIAVEDNLLPHRRSKEDETQLEEERRLLFVGVTRAEQWLQISYAKLRSFRGENQPAIPSMFLGELPRDEMQVVEVKGSRNFFDDAYDDEYPDSWDLVQEPAAVTDTGPAGQTEVADGPRIIPMTDQSAIPDVYHDDVPPPKKKKPKVSIQAELKTASDLLQSGATPLGAYREGSTVRHDEYGEGTIIALTGKGPKRTAKIQFEETEETFRLAFAKIELVER is encoded by the coding sequence ATGGATGCCATCACAAAAGATTTGACCGTCGCGCAAGCCGAAGCGGTCCAGCACATCGACGGACCTCTGCTCATCATTGCCGGTCCCGGCAGCGGTAAAACTCGCGTCGTCACCCACCGCATCGCGCACATGTTGCAAAGCGGAATCCGACCGTGGCAAATCGCGGCGCTCACGTTCACCAACAAAGCCGCGGACGAAATGCGGTCGCGAGTCGATCTGCTCGCCCCCAACCAACCAGTCTGGATGGGCACGTTCCACCGGTTCTGCGCGCAACAGCTTCGGCGTTACGCACCGATGGTCGGGTTGGCCGAGAACTACTCGATCTACGATTCGTCCGATTCCAAATCTGCGATGAAGCGGGCGATCGCGGCCGCCGGTGTGTCAACCAGCCACACCTCGCCCGAGCAAATCACCTCGGCCATCTCCAACGCCAAGAACCGCCTGATCACTCCCGAGATCATGGCCCAACAAACCGGCCGCGCCGGCGACACCGTCGCAGCGAAGGTCTACCCGGTTTATCAACAACAATTGCTGACCGCCAACGCGGTCGACTTCGATGACTTGCTGTTCCACTTCGCTCGCTTGCTGCGGGAAAACCCCGAGGTCCGATCGAACCTGGATGAAAAGCTCAAGTACATCATGGTCGACGAGTACCAAGACACGAACTTGGCTCAGTACGCGATCGTGCGTGCACTCTCGGTCGACCATCCCAACCTCGCCGTGACGGGCGACCCCGATCAATCGGTCTACGGATGGCGTGGCGCCGACCTCAACAACATCCTGGATTTTGAAAAGGATTACCCGAGCGTCAAAACGGTTCGGCTGGAACAAAACTACCGCAGCACGCCAGAGATTCTGCGTGTCGCCGATCAACTGATTCGGCACAACCGCCGTCGCAAACAGAAGAAACTGTTCACCGACAACCCGACCGGTGAAGCGGTCACGCTGCGTCAGTACGAGAGCGGCTACAAAGAAGCGGACGGGATCGCCGATGAGATCGACAACCAAATGATAGCGGGCAATGCCGAACCGCGAGATTTCGCGATCATGTGCCGCATGAACGCACTGACGCGATCCATCGAACACGCCCTGCGAAATCGCGGCATCCCGTATCAGATCGTCAACGGGCTGGAGTTCTATCAACGCAAAGAGATCAAGGATCTGCTGGCCTATCTGCACCTGATCAACAACCCACGCCACGATGTGGCTCTGCATCGCGTGATCAACACACCGACGCGAGGCATTGGTGCCAAGACGCTCGAACGAATCCAACGCTTTGCCGACGATCACCGCATCCCGATGCTGGAGGCGACTCGGCGAGTCGACGAAATTGACTCGCTTTCCAAGCGTGCCAAGACACTGGTGACATCGTTCGTCCGTCTTTACGACCGCCTGGCTGTCAAAGCGACCGCGACGCTGGAGGACATGCTCCGCTTCCTGATCGAAGAGATCAAATTCGTGGCGTACCTGGAACGGACCACGCCGGAACAACAAGACAACAACCCGATCGCCAACGTCGACGAATTCATCTCCGCCGCCGTTGAATTTGATCAGATGCACCCGGAAGACGGGTCGCTGGAAGCGTTCTTGGAACAAGTCGCACTGGTCTCGGACACCGACGCGTTTGAAGATTCCAACAACCGCGTGACCCTGATGACCATGCATGCCGCCAAAGGCCTGGAATTTCCTCGCGTGTTCATCATCGCAGTCGAGGACAACCTGCTGCCTCATCGCCGCAGCAAAGAAGACGAGACCCAACTCGAAGAGGAACGTCGACTGTTGTTTGTGGGTGTCACGCGAGCCGAGCAGTGGCTGCAGATCAGCTATGCAAAACTGCGAAGTTTCCGTGGCGAAAACCAACCGGCGATCCCCAGCATGTTCTTGGGCGAATTGCCTCGCGATGAAATGCAGGTGGTCGAAGTCAAAGGCAGCCGGAACTTCTTTGACGACGCCTACGACGATGAATACCCGGACTCGTGGGACCTGGTTCAAGAACCCGCTGCGGTCACCGACACCGGCCCCGCCGGACAAACAGAAGTCGCCGACGGACCTCGCATCATCCCGATGACGGACCAATCCGCGATCCCGGACGTGTATCACGACGACGTTCCGCCGCCGAAGAAAAAGAAGCCCAAGGTTTCAATCCAAGCCGAGCTGAAAACGGCCAGCGATCTGCTGCAATCCGGGGCGACACCCCTGGGTGCGTACCGCGAAGGCAGCACGGTTCGCCACGATGAATATGGCGAGGGAACGATCATCGCGTTGACAGGCAAAGGCCCCAAACGAACCGCCAAAATTCAATTCGAAGAAACCGAAGAAACCTTCCGTCTGGCGTTCGCCAAAATCGAGTTGGTGGAGCGGTAG
- a CDS encoding peroxiredoxin-like family protein yields the protein MSTQARADEPAGTNLSSQLKEMEVNSTKRYPAQVLKTFQNAVGQVRATGIEESAKQVGDDAIDATLSGWDENQVTLSDVWSETPVILMWYRGGWCPYCNLQLRAMQEQLSAIEGAGAKLIVLTPEIPEKAKETAESNDLEMLVLYDQKSEVARKYGIMFDLPESILPVYRDKFQLAERNDNEAMELPLAATYVIDTNGKISYAFVDADYKKRAEPADVIAAVKKIQ from the coding sequence CTGTCCACTCAAGCCCGTGCAGACGAACCCGCGGGAACCAACCTTTCCTCCCAACTGAAGGAAATGGAGGTCAATTCGACGAAGCGATACCCAGCTCAAGTCCTGAAGACGTTTCAAAATGCGGTGGGCCAAGTCCGTGCGACCGGCATCGAGGAATCCGCCAAGCAAGTCGGCGACGACGCCATCGACGCGACCCTGTCTGGCTGGGACGAAAATCAAGTCACGCTCAGCGACGTGTGGTCCGAAACCCCGGTCATCTTGATGTGGTACCGCGGCGGATGGTGCCCGTACTGCAACCTTCAATTGCGAGCCATGCAGGAACAACTCTCGGCCATCGAAGGTGCCGGTGCAAAGCTGATCGTGCTGACTCCCGAGATCCCCGAGAAAGCCAAAGAAACGGCCGAGTCCAACGACTTGGAAATGCTCGTTTTGTATGACCAGAAAAGCGAAGTCGCGCGGAAGTACGGCATCATGTTCGACTTGCCCGAGTCGATTCTCCCCGTCTACCGCGACAAGTTTCAGCTCGCCGAACGAAACGACAACGAAGCGATGGAACTGCCGCTGGCGGCGACCTACGTGATCGATACCAATGGCAAGATCAGCTACGCATTCGTGGACGCCGACTACAAGAAACGGGCCGAACCCGCCGACGTGATCGCTGCCGTGAAAAAAATTCAGTAG
- a CDS encoding glycosyltransferase family 4 protein: protein MTATMGVQIGFVGTRFAGTDGVSLESAKWAQVLWDNGHVSHWYSGQSDRDKATSMVVPHAYFGHPDIEWINRRAFGTRTRTPDVTQRIYTLADYLKKTLYEFTRRFDLDLLIVQNALCIPMNLPLGVALTNFIAETGFPTIAHHHDFYWERDRFSVSAVTDMLWMAFPPALPQIQNVTINSFAQEDLSHRRGVSSILVPNVLDFENEPPQADEYSSHFREDIGLEEDDILFLQPTRVVPRKGIEHAIALVAALKNDKCKLVISHASGDEGNEYLQVLMDLAESSGVDLRLCDHQVGDKRAIDADGNRIYTLGDAYAQADFITYPSIYEGFGNALLEAFYYRKPLLVNRYSIYVADIEPKGAKVISMDGYLTKDVVSKVERIIRDKAFRDEMVDFNYEIGRAFFSYGVLRRKLRALVTNFTGQDNL, encoded by the coding sequence GTGACAGCTACGATGGGCGTCCAAATCGGCTTTGTGGGAACACGTTTCGCCGGCACCGACGGGGTGTCGCTTGAAAGCGCGAAATGGGCCCAGGTTCTCTGGGACAATGGCCATGTGAGCCACTGGTACTCGGGCCAGAGCGACCGTGACAAAGCGACCTCGATGGTCGTTCCCCACGCTTACTTCGGCCACCCTGACATCGAATGGATCAACCGCCGCGCGTTTGGCACTCGCACACGAACGCCCGATGTGACCCAGCGGATCTACACGCTGGCGGACTACCTGAAGAAAACGCTGTACGAATTCACGCGTCGATTCGATTTGGATCTGCTGATCGTCCAAAACGCGCTGTGCATCCCGATGAACTTGCCGCTCGGCGTCGCGCTGACCAACTTCATCGCCGAAACCGGTTTTCCCACGATCGCGCACCACCACGATTTCTACTGGGAACGGGATCGGTTCAGCGTCTCAGCCGTGACCGACATGCTGTGGATGGCGTTCCCGCCCGCGCTGCCACAAATTCAAAACGTGACGATCAACTCGTTCGCACAAGAAGACCTGTCGCACCGCCGGGGTGTCTCGTCGATCTTGGTGCCCAACGTGCTGGACTTCGAAAACGAACCACCGCAAGCCGATGAGTACTCGTCGCACTTCCGCGAAGACATCGGGTTGGAAGAAGACGACATCCTGTTCCTGCAGCCCACCCGCGTGGTGCCTCGCAAAGGCATCGAGCACGCCATCGCGTTGGTCGCGGCGCTCAAGAACGACAAGTGCAAACTGGTGATCTCTCACGCCAGCGGTGACGAAGGCAACGAGTACCTCCAAGTCCTGATGGACTTGGCCGAGAGCAGTGGCGTCGACCTGCGGTTGTGTGATCATCAAGTCGGCGACAAACGCGCGATCGATGCGGACGGCAATCGCATCTACACGTTGGGCGATGCATACGCGCAAGCCGACTTCATCACCTACCCAAGTATCTACGAAGGGTTCGGAAACGCTTTGTTGGAAGCGTTCTATTATCGTAAACCGTTGTTGGTGAATCGTTATTCGATTTACGTCGCCGACATCGAACCCAAAGGGGCCAAGGTCATCTCCATGGATGGCTACCTGACCAAGGACGTTGTGTCGAAGGTGGAGCGGATCATTCGCGACAAAGCGTTCCGAGATGAGATGGTCGACTTCAATTATGAGATCGGCCGTGCTTTCTTTTCCTACGGGGTGCTGCGGCGCAAACTGCGAGCCCTCGTGACCAACTTCACCGGACAGGACAACTTGTGA
- a CDS encoding PVC-type heme-binding CxxCH protein, with translation MDPSKLPAKTRLAFVGNGTAQRMSLYGHLETMLHLRTSKNPLVVRNFGWPTDEVSTQQRPGNYTVIDDPFQVFAPQAFLCFFGMNESFAGDDAEHIAKFEADYHAYLDGLSQQFSSDGRPVQFALVTPIAFEPSENPLQPDGLLHNRYLAAYTDAVKRVGKQRELTVIDVFTPTAELFQQQPGCQYTTNGLHLNEAGDEAVSLLIDAGLFAGAGPAVGAERFEAMRQVVNDKAWLHQQDYRMLNGWYVYGGRRTWDTETFPGEFQKIRKMVTVRDQYLWDMAAGRDVPEEVDDSKTGEVFIPETMFGSRDDGFREMREPKTLEYPTPEQSISQMEIPDGFEVECFASEKDFPELANPTQIAFDQRGRLWVSCMVNYPQWLPGSSRPSDRLLILEDTDGDGKADVCKPFYDKLICPTGFEFYQDGVLVIDEPHILFLRDTDGDDVADEVTHVLDGIGTDDTHHAMGAWEYSNGGRLHMQEGIAMSTTVETPWGPVREAGASGSYVWDLDSLRLTHFRTPGQYNPWCLVFDQYGNGIIGDGTNAQHHWTNALSGGEVPSRKTLEPIFNNHGIRPAAGNEILHSRQFPEEFRNRLVYACVINMHGMPSFELRDQEDEAGLTGERSDDLLVSTDMFFRPVDPKIGPDGALWFGDWCNALIGHMQYSQRDPNRDHEHGRIYRLRHKERPLLDVVTQADLPTIEVMDQLLAYETRTRYRARRALRGRPVEEVVAATKQWLQDNPTPEAALEILWVQESFHHVDLDLAKRVLAEGNFQQRAAATHVVGNEWRFLSGNEQANSGDQIELSVDLPFVQFLLEAGRDKHARVRLESLRAASLMDHPVGVRVALAGVDRPADKWIQYVLEHTMSALSTHWDGESTEIQELIASLPPKAAEYLKEYKIATGPGAEVYRPLKVLADVDAKPEDQTVALQKVVAASRGNAQTGAKVFERVCSACHLHGKIGKEFGPELTTIGERMTKEHIIRSIVWPNEEIAKGYETVMILTYDGEAIGGFILKEDDETISLGIADGKIKVIDKEEIEIRKPMKASSMPEGLTETVAPGEFLDLLAFLGGNWIATNPNTDYPLRKDGDLIEVTRDSMISVPGDWPAVWNREAQHLFSGEGVRQDRFAVHSKQPATDPAVILRLAKPAELVRGTITNRRDEEFHDRAEGLAMWTSNDGKEWTRVWKSESPQAEWEVELPEGTVASYIKIGLEGTGIFHIDRAVFFGRPVKGE, from the coding sequence ATGGATCCGTCGAAGCTGCCTGCCAAAACGCGTTTGGCTTTCGTGGGCAACGGGACAGCACAACGCATGAGCCTGTACGGGCACTTGGAAACCATGCTGCATTTGCGAACCAGCAAAAACCCGCTGGTGGTTCGCAACTTTGGCTGGCCGACCGACGAAGTTTCCACGCAACAACGGCCGGGAAACTACACGGTGATCGACGACCCGTTCCAGGTCTTCGCACCGCAAGCGTTCCTGTGCTTCTTTGGCATGAACGAATCGTTCGCTGGAGACGACGCCGAACACATCGCGAAATTTGAGGCCGATTACCACGCCTACCTGGATGGATTGTCGCAGCAATTTTCCAGTGATGGACGCCCGGTTCAGTTCGCTTTGGTCACGCCGATTGCGTTTGAACCCAGCGAAAACCCGTTGCAGCCGGATGGCTTGCTGCACAATCGTTACTTGGCCGCCTACACCGATGCCGTGAAGCGAGTCGGCAAGCAACGTGAGTTGACGGTCATCGATGTGTTCACGCCCACCGCTGAGTTGTTCCAGCAGCAACCCGGTTGCCAATACACCACCAACGGATTGCACCTGAACGAAGCGGGAGACGAAGCGGTTTCGTTGTTGATCGATGCCGGTTTGTTCGCTGGCGCGGGACCCGCCGTGGGGGCGGAACGCTTTGAAGCGATGCGGCAAGTCGTCAACGACAAGGCTTGGTTGCACCAACAAGATTATCGCATGCTGAACGGTTGGTATGTCTACGGTGGACGTCGCACGTGGGACACGGAAACCTTCCCCGGCGAGTTTCAAAAGATTCGCAAAATGGTCACCGTTCGCGATCAGTACCTGTGGGACATGGCCGCGGGCCGCGATGTGCCGGAAGAGGTCGATGATTCGAAGACCGGCGAAGTCTTCATTCCCGAAACCATGTTTGGTTCTCGCGATGATGGCTTTCGCGAAATGCGCGAGCCCAAGACGCTGGAATACCCCACGCCAGAGCAGTCCATTTCGCAGATGGAGATTCCTGACGGTTTTGAGGTGGAGTGTTTCGCCAGTGAAAAAGACTTCCCTGAACTGGCCAACCCGACGCAAATCGCTTTCGATCAACGCGGCCGATTGTGGGTGTCGTGCATGGTCAACTACCCACAGTGGTTGCCCGGCAGCAGCCGTCCCAGCGACCGGTTGCTGATCTTGGAAGACACCGATGGCGATGGAAAAGCCGATGTGTGCAAACCGTTCTACGACAAGCTGATTTGTCCGACCGGTTTTGAGTTCTACCAAGACGGTGTGTTGGTGATCGACGAGCCACACATCCTGTTTTTGCGAGACACCGATGGCGATGACGTGGCCGATGAAGTCACACATGTGTTGGACGGGATCGGCACCGATGACACGCACCACGCGATGGGAGCTTGGGAATATTCCAACGGCGGTCGACTGCACATGCAGGAGGGCATCGCGATGTCGACGACCGTGGAAACCCCTTGGGGCCCCGTTCGAGAAGCGGGGGCTTCGGGCAGCTACGTGTGGGATTTGGACAGTCTGCGTTTGACGCACTTCCGAACTCCCGGGCAGTACAACCCGTGGTGTCTGGTCTTTGATCAATATGGCAACGGCATCATTGGGGACGGGACCAACGCCCAACACCACTGGACCAACGCCTTGTCAGGCGGCGAAGTCCCTTCGAGAAAAACGCTGGAGCCAATTTTTAACAACCATGGGATTCGCCCCGCCGCTGGAAATGAAATCCTGCATTCGCGTCAGTTCCCCGAGGAGTTTCGCAATCGGTTGGTCTATGCGTGCGTGATCAACATGCACGGGATGCCCTCGTTCGAACTTCGCGACCAAGAAGACGAGGCGGGTTTGACCGGCGAACGATCCGATGACTTGCTGGTCAGCACGGACATGTTCTTCCGTCCCGTTGATCCCAAGATTGGTCCCGATGGAGCGTTGTGGTTTGGCGATTGGTGCAACGCTCTGATCGGACACATGCAGTACTCCCAGCGCGACCCGAACCGCGACCATGAACACGGCCGCATCTATCGGCTGCGTCACAAGGAACGGCCGTTGTTGGATGTGGTGACGCAGGCGGATTTGCCGACCATCGAGGTCATGGATCAATTGCTGGCGTACGAAACTCGCACTCGATACCGCGCCCGTCGTGCTCTGCGTGGTCGTCCGGTGGAGGAAGTGGTTGCGGCAACCAAGCAATGGTTGCAAGACAACCCAACCCCCGAAGCCGCTCTCGAAATCCTCTGGGTTCAAGAGTCGTTCCACCACGTGGACTTGGATCTTGCAAAGCGAGTTCTTGCGGAAGGCAATTTCCAGCAGCGTGCCGCTGCGACTCATGTGGTTGGCAACGAATGGCGTTTCTTGTCCGGAAACGAACAAGCCAACTCCGGCGATCAGATTGAATTGTCGGTGGACTTGCCCTTCGTTCAGTTCTTGCTGGAAGCCGGCCGAGACAAGCATGCACGCGTCCGACTGGAATCGTTGCGAGCCGCCAGTCTGATGGATCATCCCGTTGGCGTTCGAGTGGCCCTGGCCGGTGTGGATCGGCCCGCTGACAAATGGATTCAGTATGTTTTGGAACACACCATGTCAGCGCTTTCGACGCACTGGGACGGGGAGTCGACGGAGATCCAAGAGCTGATCGCTTCCTTGCCACCCAAGGCGGCGGAGTACCTGAAGGAATACAAGATCGCGACCGGTCCCGGCGCGGAGGTGTATCGGCCTTTGAAGGTGTTGGCGGATGTGGATGCCAAGCCAGAAGACCAAACGGTTGCACTGCAAAAGGTGGTTGCTGCGTCTCGCGGGAACGCTCAAACCGGTGCCAAGGTGTTTGAACGTGTTTGTTCCGCGTGTCACTTGCACGGGAAAATTGGCAAGGAGTTTGGTCCGGAGTTGACCACGATCGGCGAACGGATGACGAAGGAACACATCATCCGATCGATCGTTTGGCCCAACGAGGAAATCGCCAAGGGTTACGAGACCGTCATGATTTTGACGTACGACGGGGAGGCCATTGGCGGGTTCATCTTGAAGGAAGACGACGAAACGATCTCGCTCGGAATCGCCGATGGCAAGATCAAAGTCATCGACAAGGAAGAGATCGAGATACGCAAACCGATGAAGGCCAGCAGCATGCCCGAAGGTTTGACCGAAACGGTTGCACCGGGTGAGTTCCTGGATCTGTTGGCGTTCTTGGGTGGCAACTGGATCGCGACCAATCCCAACACGGATTACCCGCTTCGCAAGGACGGCGATCTGATCGAGGTGACACGTGATTCAATGATCAGTGTGCCCGGCGATTGGCCTGCCGTATGGAACCGCGAAGCCCAGCATCTGTTCAGCGGGGAAGGCGTTCGCCAAGATCGCTTTGCGGTGCACTCGAAACAACCCGCAACGGATCCAGCCGTGATTCTGCGGTTGGCAAAGCCAGCGGAATTGGTTCGCGGCACCATCACGAACCGTCGCGACGAGGAGTTCCACGACCGAGCGGAAGGCTTGGCCATGTGGACGTCGAACGACGGCAAAGAATGGACCCGAGTTTGGAAGAGCGAGTCGCCGCAGGCTGAGTGGGAGGTGGAGCTTCCCGAAGGAACGGTGGCCAGCTACATCAAAATCGGATTGGAAGGAACAGGGATCTTCCACATCGATCGAGCGGTCTTCTTTGGACGCCCCGTGAAGGGTGAGTAG
- a CDS encoding adenosine kinase codes for MTHDVYAVGNALVDIQTMVADDLLSELQLDKGIMTLVDDQKQASVLSRFDLPSLSRCAGGSAANTIAAVADFGGKAAFVGKIGDDETGQFFLKDLRALGVTIDVDPQPEAPTGTCAVLITEDAQRTMLTNLAASTALSEADIDEDVIAASKYIYIEGYLFTGEQTKAAAYKAIEFAKKKNVKVAFTASDPFLVNMMKDEMWDLIRGPVDLFFCNEEEAKSLTGLADPIACANKIHESAENVAMTLGPNGSILMHGGEAIPVEGVKVKAIDTTGAGDMYAGGILYGITNGLDWRQSGHLASHAAARVVAQMGARLATPFTADEVKQLTDLSV; via the coding sequence ATGACGCACGATGTTTACGCCGTTGGCAACGCTCTCGTTGACATTCAGACGATGGTTGCCGATGACCTGCTGTCGGAACTGCAACTCGACAAAGGCATCATGACGCTGGTCGACGACCAGAAACAAGCGAGCGTGCTGAGCCGATTTGATCTTCCATCGTTGTCTCGTTGTGCGGGTGGTTCGGCCGCCAACACCATCGCCGCCGTCGCGGACTTTGGTGGCAAGGCCGCCTTTGTCGGGAAGATCGGCGACGACGAAACCGGGCAGTTCTTTCTAAAAGACTTGCGAGCCCTTGGTGTCACCATCGACGTGGATCCTCAGCCCGAGGCACCGACCGGAACCTGTGCCGTGCTGATCACGGAAGACGCTCAGCGAACCATGCTGACGAACTTGGCCGCTTCCACCGCCCTGTCCGAAGCGGACATCGACGAAGACGTGATCGCAGCGAGCAAATACATTTACATCGAAGGCTACTTGTTCACCGGCGAGCAAACCAAAGCGGCCGCTTACAAAGCGATCGAATTCGCGAAAAAGAAAAATGTCAAAGTCGCGTTCACTGCGTCGGATCCATTCCTCGTCAACATGATGAAGGACGAGATGTGGGACCTGATCCGCGGTCCAGTCGATTTGTTTTTCTGCAACGAAGAAGAAGCCAAGAGCCTCACCGGATTGGCTGATCCGATTGCATGTGCGAACAAGATTCACGAGTCGGCCGAGAACGTCGCGATGACTTTGGGGCCCAACGGTTCGATCTTGATGCACGGTGGCGAAGCGATTCCTGTCGAAGGTGTGAAGGTCAAGGCGATCGACACGACCGGTGCGGGCGACATGTACGCTGGCGGCATTTTGTACGGCATCACCAATGGGTTGGATTGGCGTCAGTCCGGGCACTTGGCCTCGCACGCCGCCGCTCGTGTGGTCGCCCAAATGGGAGCTCGCTTGGCCACTCCATTCACAGCAGACGAAGTCAAGCAGTTGACTGATTTGAGCGTCTGA
- a CDS encoding FxsA family protein, with the protein MFFRLLALLIVVPFIELVLLLRLADETSWLTTLMIVIITGIIGSYLARREGLATWFRFQSAMAQGKMPSREIQDGLMIALAAVLLLTPGLLTDAFGFTLLTPPGRRLIGGWLRRRFAGSFQMRTFGGGGQPGSTSNPAEDERFDPRGYDPRRSNASGQRFGGAGDTIDSPHFEPKQSPSP; encoded by the coding sequence ATGTTCTTTCGACTTCTCGCTCTCTTGATCGTTGTCCCGTTCATCGAACTGGTTCTGCTGCTGCGTTTGGCAGACGAAACCAGTTGGTTGACCACCCTGATGATTGTCATCATCACCGGGATCATCGGTTCCTACCTGGCTCGCCGCGAAGGACTGGCAACCTGGTTTCGTTTCCAGTCCGCCATGGCGCAGGGGAAAATGCCGAGCCGCGAAATCCAGGATGGGTTGATGATCGCGTTGGCAGCGGTGTTGTTGTTGACCCCGGGTTTGTTGACCGACGCGTTCGGGTTCACTTTGTTGACGCCACCTGGACGTCGGCTGATCGGCGGGTGGTTGCGACGTCGTTTCGCGGGAAGTTTTCAGATGCGAACCTTCGGCGGTGGCGGCCAACCCGGTTCGACCAGCAATCCCGCCGAGGACGAACGCTTTGATCCGCGAGGGTATGACCCACGCAGATCGAATGCCTCGGGGCAGCGTTTTGGCGGTGCGGGCGATACGATTGACTCGCCTCACTTCGAACCCAAACAATCGCCTTCGCCGTGA
- a CDS encoding FliM/FliN family flagellar motor switch protein yields the protein MSENATKDKPSEPKPPTSSMYQEKVLKIRTTVNVTLAEKKESLRKILSLVPGSMLTFDVHCDRPLELRAGGHPIAIGETVKIGDKFGLRIREIGVPKED from the coding sequence ATGAGCGAGAACGCAACCAAAGACAAGCCGAGCGAACCAAAGCCTCCGACATCCTCGATGTATCAGGAGAAGGTTCTGAAGATCCGCACCACCGTCAACGTCACGCTGGCGGAGAAGAAGGAATCGCTTCGCAAGATTCTATCGCTGGTCCCCGGCTCGATGCTGACCTTCGACGTGCACTGCGACCGACCGCTGGAACTGCGTGCGGGTGGGCACCCCATCGCCATCGGCGAGACAGTCAAAATTGGCGACAAGTTTGGCTTGCGGATCCGAGAGATTGGCGTCCCCAAAGAGGACTGA